ATTGTTATGGGAGTTAACGAAGACCAATATGATCCTTCAAAACACCATATTGTCTCAAACGCCTCATGTACTACAAACTGCCTTGCACCAGTGGCAAAGGTAATCTTAGATCGATTTGGAATCGTTAGCGGCTTTATTACCACTGTACACGCCTACACAAACGATCAGAGACTCCTTGATCTTCCCCACAATGACCTTAGACGTGCTAGAGCAGCTGCCATAAACATGATTCCCACAAAAACAGGGGCAGCCAGCGCAATAGGCAAAGTAATACCAGAACTTACTGGTAAACTCGACGGCTTGTCAATCAGGGTTCCCACCCCCGATGTCAGCATTACGGACATGGTCATATTGACTGAAAAACCAACCACAGTACCAGAGGTCAATGAGGTATTGAAACAGGCCCAAAATAGGTATCTTGGCTATACAGAAGAGCCCCTTGTCTCTTCAGATTTTTACATGGACCCACACTCAAGTATAGTGGATGGACTCAGTACCAAGGTCCGTGGAGAAAATCTGGTCAAGATTTTGGCCTGGTATGACAATGAATGGGGCTATTCCAATAGAGTACTTGATCTCATACTTCACATGAGCAAATTTGAAATAATATAATGGCGTTCAAACAGGCGAAAACCTTCGAATCAAAGGCCTTGAGGGTAAATCTTGAGGCCACTCAAGTCCAGCAAATAGAATTCAATGCGAGGTATTCTGTCCTTAGGGATGCAGTCAAAGACTATCAGGGTGTCAAAAATGCTGCAGAGCACATCCTATTTGAAATCCACCACCCTTTCAAAAATTGGGATGCCATCATCAATGAATTTCGTGCCTTTACCCTAAAAAATCTTCAAGTCTATTGCCGTACAGATAGGGCCACAGAGGTATTTCAGGTCGAACTTGAACTATTTCTAACCCTAATTCATCAGGCCCCAAAGGAATATCAGAAAAAAGATGCCACAGACGCGCTCCTCGCATTTATAGAAAAACTATTTCAGGTAGTTGATACGGATCAATTATGGTCACTTATACCAAGTATTGAAAGGACGTTTTCGGAACTCATGATGGAGGGATGCATGATTGCCAGATTCATGGCAGAAAGCCTCCATCCCCTTCCAAAGTCATTGAGCCTGCTCTTTAACAGACTGAAACTCGAAAAGATTCCGCCAAGCTTTATCAGGTCATGTATAGAGATCGTGGGCTGGATAAGAATACATGCCTATGAAGTCTGGCTTTCGTCTGAAGATCCCATTGAATGGCTAGACCAAACAATCAAAAAATATCAAATTAAGCTCTCTAAAACAGAATTAAATGAAATTAAAGCATTATTTGAACCAATTTCCCATGAGGTACTTAGAACTGGGCTAAAAGAAATACGGGAGTTAATAAACTCTAAGGGAAAAGACATAAGCTCCCTCAATAGACTAATAAAATTGCCTGGCAATATCGAAATAGTGCGTCATTACAGAAACATTTCCAATACCCTTAAAAAATACAATGAATTAGGGCTACTATTTCTCTTTCACATAATGGAGCTCCCAGGGCTCTCAATAATCTATGAAGAGACCATAAGAGGGATCAACAGGATACTTCTTGGCTATATCAAGAATGCTGATACCACACAACTCAAACAGATGCTCCCTAAGGACTTTGAACTGCTTGAACAACAGGCAGGAAAATTCCCGCAGACAGCGCTACAGTGTATAGAAGCTCTGGGTACCGAGATATTGAAGCTAGACGCCCCACAGATCACCGAACTATTTCTGAAAAAGGTCATTGGCTTCGGGTTCCAAACCCCAAACGTGACTGGCGTTGACATGGAATGGCAGGTCCTTAGGAATCCAGCCCATCTTCAAAATATACGGGTCTGGATGAAGCTCATTGGCCAAAGGCCCTATCAGTGTTCAAGTCTCCTTTCAGCACTGCTCATAAACATCAAACTTGGTGGAATCTGCATTAAAGACACAGATCTATTTCAAAAGGATGTTTCAAAGCTTTTAAACTCAAATATAAGACCTGTCTACAACCTGGTAAAACAGCTCGCCAAGCAATTCCCAGTCTATTTTAATGAGATAGGGGCAGAGGGGCTCCTAAGAGATGTATCCACTGAACTTGATGAAATTACCCACAGGCAGGACAAACTGATTCATTTCTTAAGGAAACAGAGTCACGTTGAGAGTAATAACCTTATAGTAAATTTCATAGAGGCGATTTTGTGTTTCTGGTACAGCAGAGAAAAGTCTGTACTAAAGCCGTATTTGCCCGAAGAACTCCTTGAGGAAATCCCTACCCATGGCCAATTTGTGGATCCAGTCCATCGACTAGTAAGATTTTTGAGTGAAGAACTTGGCCTAGAGCCATTTGCTAAAAGGGTTACAAAACTAGTAAACATTCAAGAAGACACCCTAGAGCGCCTATTATACAGGGCCCCTGACATACCTCCAAGCGATAAGGAAAGATTCATCTTACTTATAAAGATGTACAGACTTGAGACCCTGAAATACAAACTAGGGACTCAAGAGATATTGCATCACCTCGAGGAAGCCAAGAAACTGGGATTTGAGGGTGTTGAAGAGATAATTGAAGCAGTGAACAAAGATGAACCAGAAGAGTGCCTGGAGGTCATTTTAAAACACCTCGAATCGTTGAAAGATGTAATACTTAGTCCTCAAAGGTTTGAGGGCAGAGAAGACATCTACTTTAAAAGACACATCGCCGCTGACATCCCATCTATGTATGGCAGATATCATGAAAAAAAATTTGATGCCCTTAGTCTCAGTTTTAGGCTGGAAAACCTTGCCAACACCTATTTTGAACGCATTATCACAGGGTTTGACATAAAATTTATTACATACAAAAATCTGGAATTGATACTACGATATCTTAAGCTCCTTTGGCGTGGAGTAAAAATAGATGGAATACAGTCCAAAAAGTTCGAGACATATCTAAGACTCTTTGAACAGGCCCTTCGTTTTAGCCAATTCTCCTTTGGCCAATTTAGAGACATAATTCATGGACTCTTAGAAGGGGTAAAGGACATAATATACATATACTACATCCATCCTCACCAAGAAAACCTCCCTCTAATAATCGAACAGCTCTATCCAGACAGGCTTCTGGAAAAATTTAACCGCGTAAACCATAATGCACAGACCAAAGGGGAACTCATTCATCAACTATCAGAACGCTTCCTAAGAGATCTTATTGCTGGCACATTTGGACTACAGTACTTGGATACTTTTGTCTCTCGAGTCCATCACATTTTCGAAGAGGAAAGAGCAGCACTATCTGAAAAGAACCTTGATCTCTTGTTAAGCTACAATCCAGACAGCACCATATGTCCCATAAATGCTCCAAATCCTTCTACTAAGAACTTGATACACCTAGGCAATAAAGGCTTTAACCTGTTACTCCTTCACGAGGAAGGTCTACCTGTTCCCCCTGGGATCATAATCACCACAGAGATCTTTAGGTGTAGGGAGATATTAGACGAATTCCCCAGGGTCTTTCTGGAGCTCAAAGAACGCCTCAAGGACGCTCTACACTCCATTGAAGACATTACTCAAAAGAGATTTGGACACCCCAAGGCACCACTACTACTTTCGGTGAGGAGTGGAGCTGCCATATCAATGCCTGGGATGATGTCCACAATCATCAATGTTGGGAGCAATCTAGATACCATTGAAGGTCTTGCCCAGGAAACAGGGAAGATGTGGTTTGCCTGGGACAATTACAGGAGATTTGTCCAATCTTGGGCCATGGGGTTCGGACTCTCCAGAGACATCTTTTCTAAACTCATGGCGGAACACAAGCAACACTTTGGAGTTGAAAAGAAGAGGCAATTTACTGGCGAACAAATGAAGGCTCTTGCCTTAAAGTACAGAGAAAAGACCCTTGAGGCTGGCATTAAAATCTTTGATGACCCATGGGAACAACTCATGTGTACCATAAAACTTGTGCTTCGCTCATGGGAATCTGACAAAGCCAAGGCATATAGAGAAATCATGGATTTGTCAGACAGATGGGGGACTGCGGTAATAGTTCAGGTGATGACCTTCGGGAACATGAGCGAAGCCTCTGGGACAGGTGTGGTGTTTACCACCAATCCCAATCACAAACTCGAAAGGGTATGTCTATGGGGAGACTATACACCTGGTAACCAGGGAGAAGACATTGTAAGTGGCCTGGTGAGTACCTATCCAATTTCTCTAGAACAAAAAGAATATCTCAATATAGAAGAGCCTTGCCTTGAGGAGGCGTTTCCAGAAATATATCAGGCCCTATTCAACTATGTGAAAAGGCTGATTGTTGAGAGGGGTTGGAGCCATCAAGAGATAGAATTTACCTTTGAGTCTCCCGACCCCAAGGACCTCTACATATTGCAGACTAGGGATATGACTCCAAAGAAGAAACGGTCTTATCCAGTGTTCGTTAAGACTGCTTCGCTAAAAAATGCCTTTCTAGGCCGCGGCATAGGAGTAAGTGGGGGGGCCCTTTCTGGAAGGATCGCCTTTACTCTAGACGATATAATGATGCTAAAAGAAAAAAGCTCCAAGGATCCAGTGATTCTGATAAGATCAGATACAGTTCCAGATGATATAAAAGAGATATCTCTTGCAGACGGCCTTTTGACTGCTAAAGGTGGCCAGACATCCCACGCAGCAATAGTGGCTCTAAGACTGGAAAAGACATGTGTTGTAGGCTTTAAGGGTCTTAAGTTGTATGAACAAAAGAAAATGGCTAAAATACAAGGAATAGAACTAAGGGCCGGAGATTTCATCAGTATTGATGGAAGAAACGGCGCTGTATATTTTGGGCTACACAAGAGTCATGCTTAAGAAAGGAGGAATAAAATGATTCAACAGGCATCCCAGCCACGCCCTATGAAGCTTGGCATCAATGGTCTTGGGAGGATTGGGAAACTATCTCTTTGGACCCATGTTGCTAGAAAATCCTTTTCAGAGATAGTTGTTAACATCGGAAGACAGGTTGGAAGGTCTCTTAATGACTTGGCCGCTGCCATTGAAAAGGACAGTACCTATGGCCGCCTTTCAAATTTTTTGTACGGATATAAAGGGACAAGGGTGATAGAAAACTTAGACGAGGAAAAGGGCACCATGACTATAGACGGTGTCCCTGTTACTATATTGAGGGAAAGCAGAAATCCAAAAGATATCAGATGGTCAGACTACGATGTGAAACTCGTTGTCGATACCACTGGTGTATTTAGAGACCCAACGGTTCCAGCAGATGACCCCAAGGGTTCCTTAAGGGGACATCTTGAAGCAGGTGCTTCAAAGGTCATTCTCTCAGCACCTTTTAAGATCAAAGATAAATCAAAGTCTATACCAGACGACGCTGTAACCACGGTTATGGGTATAAATGAAGATGATTATATACCTGAAAAGCACAATTTGATCTCAGCTGCATCATGTACCACTACTTGCCTTGCTTACATGGTAAAACCTCTATTGGATCACTTTGGAGCATCCCGCATACTTTCTGCCTCCATGGTAACTGTCCATGCTGCCACGTCTAGTCAGGTGGTTTTAGACAGGCTTCCAAAATCAGGGGCAAAAGACCTGAGAAAAAATAGAAGTATATTGAACAATATCATACTTACCACTACAGGGGCAGCAGACGCCCTTGGGTTGGTCCTCCCAGAGATGAAAAAGATAGGATTTATTGCTGAATCCGTAAGAATCCCTAC
The genomic region above belongs to Dissulfuribacter thermophilus and contains:
- the gap gene encoding type I glyceraldehyde-3-phosphate dehydrogenase, whose amino-acid sequence is MAIKVGINGFGRIGRAIFRASKIYEEFSDIEIIHINDLTNTEQSAYLLKYDSVFGKAPFDVRVEKDRLIVAGKEIRISNAKSPSEVPWADSGVDFVIEATGRFRDAELARGHLEGGARKVIITAPAKGDDITIVMGVNEDQYDPSKHHIVSNASCTTNCLAPVAKVILDRFGIVSGFITTVHAYTNDQRLLDLPHNDLRRARAAAINMIPTKTGAASAIGKVIPELTGKLDGLSIRVPTPDVSITDMVILTEKPTTVPEVNEVLKQAQNRYLGYTEEPLVSSDFYMDPHSSIVDGLSTKVRGENLVKILAWYDNEWGYSNRVLDLILHMSKFEII
- a CDS encoding PEP/pyruvate-binding domain-containing protein, with translation MAFKQAKTFESKALRVNLEATQVQQIEFNARYSVLRDAVKDYQGVKNAAEHILFEIHHPFKNWDAIINEFRAFTLKNLQVYCRTDRATEVFQVELELFLTLIHQAPKEYQKKDATDALLAFIEKLFQVVDTDQLWSLIPSIERTFSELMMEGCMIARFMAESLHPLPKSLSLLFNRLKLEKIPPSFIRSCIEIVGWIRIHAYEVWLSSEDPIEWLDQTIKKYQIKLSKTELNEIKALFEPISHEVLRTGLKEIRELINSKGKDISSLNRLIKLPGNIEIVRHYRNISNTLKKYNELGLLFLFHIMELPGLSIIYEETIRGINRILLGYIKNADTTQLKQMLPKDFELLEQQAGKFPQTALQCIEALGTEILKLDAPQITELFLKKVIGFGFQTPNVTGVDMEWQVLRNPAHLQNIRVWMKLIGQRPYQCSSLLSALLINIKLGGICIKDTDLFQKDVSKLLNSNIRPVYNLVKQLAKQFPVYFNEIGAEGLLRDVSTELDEITHRQDKLIHFLRKQSHVESNNLIVNFIEAILCFWYSREKSVLKPYLPEELLEEIPTHGQFVDPVHRLVRFLSEELGLEPFAKRVTKLVNIQEDTLERLLYRAPDIPPSDKERFILLIKMYRLETLKYKLGTQEILHHLEEAKKLGFEGVEEIIEAVNKDEPEECLEVILKHLESLKDVILSPQRFEGREDIYFKRHIAADIPSMYGRYHEKKFDALSLSFRLENLANTYFERIITGFDIKFITYKNLELILRYLKLLWRGVKIDGIQSKKFETYLRLFEQALRFSQFSFGQFRDIIHGLLEGVKDIIYIYYIHPHQENLPLIIEQLYPDRLLEKFNRVNHNAQTKGELIHQLSERFLRDLIAGTFGLQYLDTFVSRVHHIFEEERAALSEKNLDLLLSYNPDSTICPINAPNPSTKNLIHLGNKGFNLLLLHEEGLPVPPGIIITTEIFRCREILDEFPRVFLELKERLKDALHSIEDITQKRFGHPKAPLLLSVRSGAAISMPGMMSTIINVGSNLDTIEGLAQETGKMWFAWDNYRRFVQSWAMGFGLSRDIFSKLMAEHKQHFGVEKKRQFTGEQMKALALKYREKTLEAGIKIFDDPWEQLMCTIKLVLRSWESDKAKAYREIMDLSDRWGTAVIVQVMTFGNMSEASGTGVVFTTNPNHKLERVCLWGDYTPGNQGEDIVSGLVSTYPISLEQKEYLNIEEPCLEEAFPEIYQALFNYVKRLIVERGWSHQEIEFTFESPDPKDLYILQTRDMTPKKKRSYPVFVKTASLKNAFLGRGIGVSGGALSGRIAFTLDDIMMLKEKSSKDPVILIRSDTVPDDIKEISLADGLLTAKGGQTSHAAIVALRLEKTCVVGFKGLKLYEQKKMAKIQGIELRAGDFISIDGRNGAVYFGLHKSHA
- a CDS encoding glyceraldehyde 3-phosphate dehydrogenase NAD-binding domain-containing protein is translated as MKLGINGLGRIGKLSLWTHVARKSFSEIVVNIGRQVGRSLNDLAAAIEKDSTYGRLSNFLYGYKGTRVIENLDEEKGTMTIDGVPVTILRESRNPKDIRWSDYDVKLVVDTTGVFRDPTVPADDPKGSLRGHLEAGASKVILSAPFKIKDKSKSIPDDAVTTVMGINEDDYIPEKHNLISAASCTTTCLAYMVKPLLDHFGASRILSASMVTVHAATSSQVVLDRLPKSGAKDLRKNRSILNNIILTTTGAADALGLVLPEMKKIGFIAESVRIPTNTGSLIVLVLSIHDESMENPIKRDLINSIYQKAAETTLKPRLVYTEEQNVSSDIIGFPEAAAIIEGTETHTRTAAINIDPKMVCKGLDQSGVTCASITIPVTQVVIYGWYDNELGSYTNLLADRICSIADKMF